The proteins below come from a single Nocardiopsis gilva YIM 90087 genomic window:
- a CDS encoding ABC transporter ATP-binding protein: protein MAKIVLDGVDKVYSGNVKAVDDLNLEINDGEFMVLVGPSGCGKSTALRMIAGLEEITDGDLHIGDQVVNDLPPKDRDIAMVFQNYALYPHMTVEQNLAFGLKLRKIPKAEIKARVDQAAAMLGLEAYLKRKPAALSGGQRQRVAMGRAIVREPQAFLMDEPLSNLDAKLRVQMRASLNQLHERLGVTTVYVTHDQVEAMTLGDRVAVLREGRLQQVDTPKILFDQPVNLFVAGFIGSPAMNFVVAELQQDGEGAQLKFADHTLPISAAELDARDGLRSYVGRQVILGLRPSDFEDDEISSHGPAAMTVTADVTEELGTEINVIFTVNAPPVQHEDAAALAADAAGDGPGAESATLPLGADKTLFTARVSPRSGVRPGQAVTLSVDVTQLHYFDRESGLAIGHPANR from the coding sequence ATGGCGAAAATCGTCCTCGACGGCGTCGACAAGGTGTACTCCGGGAACGTCAAGGCCGTCGACGACCTCAACCTGGAGATCAACGACGGCGAGTTCATGGTGCTGGTCGGCCCGTCCGGCTGCGGCAAGTCCACCGCGCTGCGGATGATCGCCGGGCTGGAGGAGATCACCGACGGCGATCTGCACATCGGCGACCAGGTCGTCAACGACCTCCCGCCCAAGGACCGCGACATCGCCATGGTCTTCCAGAACTACGCGCTCTACCCGCACATGACGGTCGAGCAGAACCTTGCCTTCGGACTGAAGCTGCGCAAGATCCCCAAGGCCGAGATCAAGGCGCGGGTGGACCAGGCCGCCGCCATGCTGGGCCTTGAGGCCTACCTCAAGCGCAAGCCGGCGGCGCTCTCCGGCGGTCAGCGCCAGCGGGTGGCCATGGGCCGGGCCATCGTCCGCGAGCCCCAGGCCTTCCTCATGGACGAGCCGCTGTCCAACCTCGACGCCAAGCTGCGCGTCCAGATGCGCGCCTCCCTCAACCAGCTGCACGAGCGCCTGGGTGTCACCACCGTCTATGTGACCCACGACCAGGTCGAGGCGATGACCCTGGGCGACCGCGTCGCGGTGCTGCGCGAGGGCCGCCTCCAGCAGGTCGACACCCCCAAGATCCTCTTCGACCAGCCGGTCAACCTGTTCGTCGCCGGATTCATCGGTTCGCCCGCCATGAACTTCGTCGTCGCCGAGCTGCAGCAGGACGGCGAGGGTGCGCAGCTGAAGTTCGCCGATCACACCCTGCCCATCTCCGCCGCCGAGCTCGACGCCCGCGACGGGCTGCGCTCCTACGTGGGCCGCCAGGTCATCCTGGGGCTGCGCCCCTCCGACTTCGAGGACGACGAGATCTCCTCGCACGGACCGGCCGCGATGACCGTGACCGCCGACGTCACCGAGGAACTCGGCACCGAGATCAATGTCATCTTCACGGTGAACGCCCCGCCGGTTCAGCACGAGGACGCCGCGGCGCTGGCCGCCGACGCTGCGGGCGACGGCCCGGGGGCGGAGTCGGCCACGCTGCCGCTGGGCGCGGACAAGACGCTGTTCACCGCCCGGGTCAGCCCGCGCAGCGGTGTGCGCCCCGGCCAGGCGGTCACACTCAGCGTCGACGTCACCCAGCTGCACTACTTCGACCGGGAGAGCGGCCTGGCCATCGGCCACCCCGCCAACCGCTGA
- a CDS encoding ABC transporter ATP-binding protein has product MARVQLAGVGKTYPDGTSAVSGLDLDIGEGEFLVLVGPSGCGKSTALRMIAGLEEITAGTLSIGDRVVNRTPARDRDVAMVFQSYALYPHLSVRDNIGFGLQLRKLPKAEIKERVEEAAATLGLTEHLDRRPRNLSGGQRQRVAMGRAIVRSPKAFLMDEPLSNLDAKLRVQMRAEISRIQRNLGVTTIYVTHDQVEAMTLGDRVAVLKKGVLQQVAPPQELYERPANIFVAGFIGSPAMNLLQARLETDAPTDAGARLVVGGQTLDVPAATVDERGLGAYVGRDIAVGIRPEDMDDADLSPEADGSVLTSTTELVEALGSELLVHFRLDAPPVVTEDTRELARDVGVDVDAGDAGGTESDITARFSPRSSTAIGRPVRVRVDTARLYFFDPATGAGIWGDPASHSSEVEGTHA; this is encoded by the coding sequence GTGGCGAGAGTCCAGCTGGCGGGGGTCGGAAAAACCTACCCTGACGGCACGAGCGCGGTGAGCGGTCTCGATCTCGACATCGGTGAAGGAGAGTTCCTCGTCCTCGTCGGTCCCTCCGGCTGCGGCAAGAGCACCGCGCTGCGCATGATCGCCGGGCTGGAGGAGATCACCGCGGGGACCCTCTCCATCGGCGATCGCGTCGTCAACCGCACCCCCGCCCGCGACCGCGACGTCGCCATGGTCTTCCAGAGCTACGCGCTCTACCCCCACCTGTCCGTCCGCGACAACATCGGGTTCGGGCTGCAGCTGCGCAAGCTCCCCAAGGCCGAGATCAAAGAGCGGGTCGAGGAAGCCGCCGCCACGCTCGGCCTGACCGAACACCTCGACCGAAGACCCCGCAACCTCTCCGGCGGACAGCGCCAGCGGGTGGCCATGGGCCGGGCCATCGTGCGCAGCCCCAAGGCCTTCCTCATGGACGAGCCGCTGTCCAACCTCGACGCCAAGCTGCGCGTTCAGATGCGCGCGGAGATCTCCCGCATCCAGCGCAACCTCGGCGTCACCACCATCTACGTCACCCACGACCAGGTCGAGGCGATGACGCTCGGCGACCGCGTGGCGGTGCTGAAGAAGGGCGTGCTGCAGCAGGTGGCGCCGCCCCAGGAGCTCTACGAGCGCCCCGCCAACATCTTCGTCGCCGGGTTCATCGGCTCCCCGGCGATGAACCTGCTGCAGGCCCGGCTGGAGACCGACGCTCCAACGGACGCGGGCGCCCGGCTGGTCGTCGGCGGGCAGACGCTGGACGTGCCCGCCGCGACGGTCGACGAGCGCGGTCTGGGCGCGTACGTGGGACGCGACATCGCGGTCGGCATCCGGCCCGAGGACATGGACGACGCCGACCTTTCCCCCGAGGCCGACGGGTCCGTGCTGACCTCCACCACCGAGCTCGTCGAGGCACTCGGCTCCGAGCTGCTGGTCCACTTCCGCCTGGACGCCCCGCCCGTCGTCACCGAGGACACCCGGGAGCTCGCCCGCGACGTCGGCGTGGACGTCGACGCGGGCGACGCGGGCGGAACGGAGAGCGACATCACGGCGCGGTTCAGCCCGCGGTCGAGCACCGCGATCGGGCGGCCGGTGCGGGTGCGCGTCGACACGGCGCGGCTGTACTTCTTCGACCCCGCGACCGGCGCGGGCATCTGGGGGGATCCGGCGTCCCACAGCAGCGAAGTGGAGGGCACACATGCCTGA
- a CDS encoding RNA polymerase-binding protein RbpA: MAERALRGTRLGATSYENDRNTDLAPRQEVTYDCPRGHRFSVTFATEAETPANWECRFCGDNALMVNGEEPQEKKAKPARTHWDMLLERRSMEDLEEVLAERLALLRARRKEEQEHLEAMTAEQRQSA, translated from the coding sequence ATGGCCGAGCGAGCACTTCGCGGCACACGACTCGGGGCGACCAGCTACGAGAACGACCGCAACACCGACCTGGCACCTCGCCAAGAGGTCACCTACGACTGCCCCCGGGGCCATCGCTTCTCCGTCACCTTCGCCACTGAGGCCGAGACCCCGGCGAACTGGGAGTGTCGGTTCTGCGGCGACAACGCCCTGATGGTCAACGGGGAGGAGCCGCAGGAGAAGAAGGCGAAGCCCGCGCGGACGCACTGGGACATGCTGCTGGAGCGCCGGAGCATGGAGGACCTGGAAGAGGTCCTCGCCGAACGCCTCGCCCTCCTCCGCGCCCGCCGCAAGGAGGAGCAGGAGCACCTGGAAGCGATGACAGCGGAGCAGCGGCAGAGCGCCTGA
- a CDS encoding carbohydrate ABC transporter permease gives MSTREETRPERPEGVPDAAAGTGAVSEADGGPPRTLAERIAARTGSGAIQVLLVLVGLFWLLPTLGLFVSSLRSPQDNASSGWWTVLAAPSRLTLENYAGLLDNEGFVASFFNTILISVPSTVLIVVIAALAAYAFAWMEFPGRDWLFLGVVGLLVVPLQVALIPIAQVYGPLGIYGSIPGVVLFHVGFGLPFAIFLLRNFFAAIPRDLLEAARMDGGKELTIFRRVILPLGGPAIASLAIFQFLWVWNDLLVALVFADSANQPMTVALQSEMRQFGANIDVISSGAFLSMVVPLLVFFAFQRYFVQGVMAGAVK, from the coding sequence ATGAGTACACGCGAGGAGACGCGTCCGGAACGCCCGGAGGGGGTACCGGACGCCGCGGCCGGGACCGGCGCCGTCTCCGAGGCCGACGGCGGGCCGCCGCGCACCCTGGCCGAGCGGATCGCGGCCCGCACGGGCTCGGGCGCCATCCAGGTGCTGCTGGTACTCGTCGGCCTGTTCTGGCTGCTGCCCACGCTGGGGCTGTTCGTCTCCAGCCTCCGCTCGCCGCAGGACAACGCCTCCTCGGGGTGGTGGACGGTGCTGGCCGCGCCCTCGCGGCTCACCCTGGAGAACTACGCCGGTCTGCTGGACAACGAGGGGTTCGTCGCCTCGTTCTTCAACACCATCCTGATCAGCGTGCCCTCCACCGTGTTGATCGTCGTGATCGCGGCGCTGGCCGCCTACGCCTTCGCCTGGATGGAGTTCCCCGGCCGCGACTGGCTCTTCCTTGGCGTGGTCGGGCTGCTCGTGGTGCCGTTGCAGGTGGCGCTGATCCCCATCGCTCAGGTGTACGGCCCCCTGGGCATCTACGGCTCGATTCCGGGCGTGGTGCTGTTCCACGTCGGCTTCGGCCTGCCGTTCGCGATCTTCCTGCTGCGCAACTTCTTCGCCGCGATCCCGCGCGATCTGCTGGAGGCGGCGCGGATGGACGGCGGCAAGGAGTTGACCATCTTCCGCCGGGTGATCCTGCCGCTGGGTGGTCCGGCCATCGCCTCGCTGGCGATCTTCCAGTTCCTGTGGGTGTGGAACGACCTGCTGGTGGCGCTGGTGTTCGCCGACTCCGCCAACCAGCCGATGACCGTGGCCCTGCAGTCGGAGATGCGCCAGTTCGGCGCCAACATCGACGTCATCTCCTCGGGCGCCTTCCTGTCGATGGTGGTGCCGCTGCTGGTGTTCTTCGCGTTCCAGCGCTACTTCGTGCAGGGCGTCATGGCCGGCGCGGTCAAGTAG
- a CDS encoding nitroreductase family deazaflavin-dependent oxidoreductase → MLFGKEHVERYQATDGEEGHDWVKGTTVLLLTTTGRKTGKRYTTPLIYRSDGADFVVVASNGGAPDSPSWYKNLTAHPEVGVQVKGDRFTAHARTASTQEKARLWPLMAEVWPDYDNYQAKTDRPIPVVILQRAE, encoded by the coding sequence GTGCTGTTCGGCAAGGAACACGTCGAGCGCTACCAGGCGACCGACGGCGAGGAGGGACACGACTGGGTGAAGGGCACGACCGTCCTTCTCCTCACCACAACGGGCCGCAAGACGGGGAAGCGGTACACCACCCCACTCATCTACCGGTCCGACGGCGCCGACTTCGTGGTCGTCGCCTCGAACGGCGGTGCGCCGGACTCTCCCTCCTGGTACAAGAACCTCACGGCGCATCCGGAGGTGGGGGTCCAGGTGAAGGGCGACCGGTTCACCGCGCACGCGAGAACCGCCTCGACGCAGGAGAAGGCGCGGCTGTGGCCGCTCATGGCCGAGGTGTGGCCGGACTACGACAACTACCAGGCCAAGACCGACCGTCCGATCCCGGTCGTCATTCTCCAGCGCGCCGAGTGA
- a CDS encoding HAD-IIA family hydrolase encodes MDMDGVLVHEEHLVPGADTFVSELRDNGIGFMVLTNNSIYTPRDLRARLLRTGLDIPEESIWTSALATARFLKQQRPGGSAFVVGESGLTTALHSIGYVLTDRDPDYVVLGETRTYSFEAITRAIRLVEGGARFIATNPDEKGPSREGSLPATGAVAALIERATGRAPYYVGKPNPLMMRSALRALGAHSENTLMIGDRMDTDVRSGLEAGLHTLLVLSGISDHKTADLFPYRPTRVLDSVADLIGATADPFGEDWSGEADLPPGAVKEAKVD; translated from the coding sequence ATGGACATGGACGGGGTGCTCGTGCACGAGGAGCACCTCGTTCCCGGCGCCGACACCTTCGTCTCCGAATTGCGGGACAACGGCATCGGCTTCATGGTGCTGACCAATAACTCCATCTACACCCCCCGCGACCTGCGGGCGCGCCTCCTGCGTACGGGCCTGGACATCCCCGAGGAGTCCATCTGGACCTCCGCGCTGGCCACCGCCCGCTTCTTGAAGCAGCAGCGGCCCGGCGGCTCGGCGTTCGTGGTGGGGGAGTCCGGGCTGACGACGGCCCTGCACAGCATCGGCTACGTGCTGACCGACCGCGACCCGGACTACGTGGTGCTGGGGGAGACGCGCACCTACAGCTTCGAAGCGATAACCCGCGCCATCCGGCTCGTGGAGGGTGGCGCCCGCTTCATCGCCACCAACCCCGACGAGAAGGGGCCCAGCCGCGAGGGCTCACTCCCGGCGACGGGCGCGGTCGCGGCGCTCATCGAACGGGCCACCGGACGCGCCCCCTACTACGTGGGCAAACCCAACCCCCTGATGATGCGCTCGGCGCTGCGTGCTCTGGGTGCCCACTCGGAGAACACGCTGATGATCGGCGACCGGATGGACACCGACGTGCGCTCGGGGCTGGAGGCCGGGCTGCACACGCTGCTGGTCCTCTCGGGCATCTCCGACCACAAGACCGCCGACCTGTTCCCCTACCGGCCCACGCGTGTCCTGGACTCCGTCGCCGACCTGATCGGCGCCACGGCCGACCCGTTCGGCGAGGACTGGTCGGGCGAGGCGGACCTGCCGCCGGGGGCGGTCAAGGAAGCCAAGGTCGACTGA
- a CDS encoding carbohydrate ABC transporter permease — protein sequence MATTGTPAGGPEAGAPAPGEATGAAPPGGTGRLGPPPLLALVFLLPALLFLGAYMVYPILFSVYRSLWGAQGLEFVGIDNYVTMFTNPETFIALRNNVIWVVVAPIVVTIAGLIFAVLTERVRWSTAFKIVVFMPMAISFLASGVIFRLVYEQDPERGLANAIITTVQDTVAPSAAYPDARPRPEAPLTEAPGGGYELTGEVRTGEAVLVPLVGIPPDDVPDSAAPAVAGQGTGSGLTGTVWLDFTRGGGGRHGAIDATEAGLPALRVQAVRDGEVAAEALTEDDGTFEITGLEGDGPYTLRLAADNFTEPYRGLTWLGPTLITPSIIIAYLWVWAGFAMVLIAAGLAAIPRDALEAARVDGATEWQVFRRVTVPLLSPVLMVVFVTLMIYVLKIFDLVFIIAPGSVQRDANVLAVEMWRVSFGGGNDQGLGSALAVFLLVLVIPAMIFQIRRFRQENR from the coding sequence ATGGCGACGACCGGAACACCTGCGGGCGGGCCGGAGGCGGGCGCCCCCGCGCCCGGTGAAGCGACGGGGGCCGCCCCGCCCGGCGGAACCGGCCGCCTGGGGCCGCCCCCGTTGCTGGCGCTGGTCTTCCTGCTGCCAGCGCTGCTGTTCCTCGGTGCGTACATGGTCTATCCGATCCTCTTCTCCGTCTACCGGAGCCTGTGGGGCGCCCAGGGGCTGGAGTTCGTCGGGATCGACAACTACGTCACGATGTTCACCAACCCGGAGACGTTCATCGCGCTGCGCAACAACGTCATCTGGGTGGTCGTGGCGCCCATCGTGGTGACGATCGCCGGGCTCATCTTCGCGGTGCTGACCGAGCGCGTCCGCTGGTCCACCGCCTTCAAGATCGTGGTGTTCATGCCGATGGCCATCTCCTTCCTGGCGTCCGGCGTGATCTTCCGGCTCGTCTACGAGCAGGACCCCGAGCGCGGCCTGGCCAACGCGATCATCACCACCGTCCAGGACACCGTCGCTCCCTCAGCCGCCTACCCCGACGCCCGCCCGCGCCCCGAGGCGCCGCTCACCGAGGCGCCCGGCGGCGGGTACGAGCTGACCGGCGAGGTGCGGACCGGGGAGGCCGTCCTGGTCCCCCTGGTGGGCATCCCGCCCGACGACGTGCCCGACAGCGCCGCACCCGCCGTAGCTGGGCAGGGGACCGGGAGCGGACTCACGGGCACCGTGTGGCTCGACTTCACCCGCGGCGGGGGCGGTCGGCACGGCGCCATCGACGCCACGGAGGCGGGCCTGCCCGCCCTGCGGGTGCAGGCGGTGCGGGACGGCGAGGTCGCCGCCGAGGCCCTCACCGAGGATGACGGCACGTTCGAGATCACCGGGCTGGAGGGCGACGGCCCCTACACCCTCCGGCTCGCCGCGGACAACTTCACCGAGCCCTACCGGGGCCTCACCTGGCTGGGCCCCACCCTCATCACCCCGTCGATCATCATCGCCTACCTGTGGGTGTGGGCGGGGTTCGCGATGGTGCTCATCGCGGCCGGCCTCGCGGCGATCCCGCGCGACGCGCTGGAGGCGGCCCGCGTCGACGGGGCCACCGAATGGCAGGTGTTCCGCCGGGTCACGGTCCCGCTGCTGTCGCCGGTGCTGATGGTCGTCTTCGTCACCCTGATGATCTACGTGCTGAAGATCTTCGACCTGGTGTTCATCATCGCGCCGGGGTCGGTGCAGCGCGACGCCAACGTGCTGGCCGTGGAGATGTGGCGGGTGTCGTTCGGCGGCGGCAACGACCAGGGGCTGGGCAGCGCGCTGGCGGTCTTCCTGCTCGTGCTCGTGATCCCCGCGATGATCTTCCAGATTCGCCGGTTCCGGCAGGAGAACCGATGA
- the lnt gene encoding apolipoprotein N-acyltransferase, translated as MVAEGIRQEPVESATGPAGEAPDAPVTGDRERILLAARVLAAVGSGLAQLLALPPYGLWWLGPFSAALLTLAVLGVRMRRAAWLGLVSGATLMVPLIKWQDVFGTDVWLLIAAAETVYYIPMAMGIACAARLRAWPVWTAALWVLQEAVRARFPLGGFPWGKLAFAQPDTPFAGYAAWGSSALVTFMVALAGTVLLAGALRAVRTYREAGVRRAAAPLAAGLAATIAIGAAGMAVPLVGAPTRDHTATVALVQGNVPRVGTMDILGERMQVLQNHVDGVHELARQVDADEVPQPDLVVLPENSADIDVYNDPQAAALISDAAKDIDAPLLFGLTKFHDGGAKREIRSVVWDPEDGPGDYYTKRYLVPFGEYIPYRDFFTRFVSRLEKIGSDAIPGSKPGAVELGGTTLATAICFDIAFDKPVREAVAAGGQIIVVPTNNANYNFTGQSDQQLAITQLRAVEHGRPAVVASTSGISAVAKADGTVTYRSPENEPAVHVAELPAMSGQTVATRLGALPEAALSLIAAAAVIAGVVGARRARRAADAPDSAAAADTAAGD; from the coding sequence GTGGTGGCTGAGGGCATCCGGCAGGAACCGGTGGAGTCCGCGACAGGACCGGCCGGGGAGGCGCCGGACGCGCCGGTCACCGGGGACAGGGAGCGGATCCTCCTCGCCGCGCGCGTCCTGGCCGCGGTGGGATCCGGACTGGCCCAGCTGCTCGCCCTTCCGCCGTACGGACTGTGGTGGCTGGGGCCGTTCAGCGCCGCGCTTCTGACACTCGCCGTGCTGGGCGTACGGATGCGACGTGCCGCCTGGCTCGGCCTGGTGTCCGGCGCGACGCTGATGGTCCCCCTGATCAAGTGGCAGGACGTCTTCGGTACCGACGTGTGGCTGCTGATCGCCGCCGCCGAGACCGTCTACTACATCCCGATGGCGATGGGCATCGCCTGCGCCGCCCGCCTGCGCGCCTGGCCGGTGTGGACCGCCGCGCTGTGGGTGCTGCAGGAGGCGGTGCGCGCCCGGTTCCCCCTCGGCGGCTTCCCCTGGGGCAAACTCGCCTTCGCCCAGCCCGACACCCCCTTCGCCGGCTATGCCGCGTGGGGCTCGTCAGCGCTGGTGACGTTCATGGTGGCCCTCGCCGGCACGGTCCTGCTGGCCGGTGCCCTGCGGGCCGTGCGCACCTACCGCGAGGCCGGAGTACGGCGCGCCGCCGCCCCGCTGGCGGCCGGACTGGCCGCCACCATCGCCATCGGCGCGGCGGGCATGGCCGTCCCCCTGGTCGGCGCTCCCACACGCGACCACACCGCCACCGTGGCCCTGGTGCAGGGCAACGTCCCGCGCGTCGGCACGATGGACATCCTCGGCGAGCGCATGCAGGTGCTGCAGAACCACGTCGACGGCGTGCACGAGCTCGCCCGCCAGGTGGACGCCGATGAGGTGCCCCAGCCCGACCTGGTGGTCCTCCCGGAGAACTCCGCCGACATCGACGTCTACAACGACCCCCAGGCCGCCGCGCTCATCTCCGACGCCGCCAAGGACATCGACGCGCCCCTGCTCTTCGGGCTCACCAAGTTCCACGACGGCGGCGCCAAGCGCGAGATCCGCAGCGTGGTGTGGGACCCCGAGGACGGCCCCGGCGACTACTACACCAAGCGCTACCTCGTCCCCTTCGGCGAGTACATCCCCTACCGCGACTTCTTCACGCGGTTCGTCTCCCGGCTGGAGAAGATCGGCAGCGACGCCATCCCCGGATCCAAGCCGGGCGCGGTAGAGCTGGGCGGCACGACGCTGGCCACGGCCATCTGCTTCGACATCGCCTTCGACAAGCCGGTGCGCGAGGCGGTGGCGGCCGGGGGCCAGATCATCGTGGTGCCCACCAACAACGCCAACTACAACTTCACCGGCCAGTCCGACCAGCAGCTGGCCATCACCCAGCTGCGCGCCGTCGAGCACGGCCGCCCGGCGGTCGTCGCCTCCACCAGCGGCATCAGCGCCGTGGCCAAGGCCGATGGCACCGTCACCTACCGGTCCCCGGAGAACGAGCCCGCCGTGCACGTGGCCGAGCTCCCGGCGATGTCGGGGCAGACGGTGGCGACGCGGCTCGGCGCCCTACCCGAGGCGGCGCTGAGCCTCATCGCGGCGGCCGCGGTGATCGCCGGTGTCGTCGGGGCTCGCCGGGCGCGAAGGGCCGCCGACGCTCCCGACAGCGCGGCCGCGGCCGACACCGCGGCGGGCGACTGA
- a CDS encoding FxsA family protein encodes MPLLIVLALMALPFLEIWLMILVGSQIGVPWTIAALFLLSASGVVALRGAGTKAFREADEAMRTGAPPQGGLLDTLMVMVGGILLITPGFLTGAVGAVLALPFTRPALRWAFIAWAERRIKKMGVPVNGAFAPSGGPVAGERPGSGKVVPGVIVEDEAPGAASGEGGDGLTRRD; translated from the coding sequence ATGCCGCTGCTGATCGTTCTTGCGCTGATGGCGCTGCCCTTCCTGGAGATCTGGCTGATGATCCTGGTCGGGTCGCAGATCGGCGTGCCGTGGACGATCGCCGCCCTGTTCCTGCTGAGCGCCTCGGGTGTCGTGGCGCTGCGCGGAGCGGGGACCAAGGCGTTCCGCGAGGCCGATGAGGCCATGCGCACCGGCGCCCCGCCGCAGGGCGGGCTGCTCGACACCCTGATGGTGATGGTCGGCGGCATCCTGCTGATCACGCCGGGCTTCCTCACCGGCGCCGTGGGCGCCGTCCTGGCCCTGCCCTTCACCCGGCCCGCGCTGCGCTGGGCGTTCATCGCCTGGGCCGAGCGCCGGATCAAGAAGATGGGCGTCCCCGTGAACGGCGCGTTCGCGCCGAGCGGCGGGCCCGTCGCCGGGGAGCGACCCGGCTCCGGAAAGGTCGTCCCGGGCGTTATCGTCGAGGACGAAGCGCCCGGCGCCGCCTCCGGTGAGGGCGGCGACGGCCTGACGCGCCGCGACTGA
- a CDS encoding ABC transporter substrate-binding protein, which produces MPEHVWRSRGLAAIAVGGLLAATACSPGSGPSGAGGELDGVTLTVAAKWTGAEQKNFEEVLSGFEEDTGATVNYEATGEDTGAYLGPKIEAGEPPDIAALPQPGLVREYAEQGALKPLKGEAATALENNYTDYWRGLGSVDGEPYGVLLKAAHKSIIWYRPDAFDAAGVKPPETWDDLVDTTSSTLSDAGITPFAMCGASGWTLTDWFENVYLSEAGPENYDKLVDHEIPWTDDTVVRTLNKLDEVWGEDDMMKGGQKGAVQTDFPTCVSEVYGQQEAAMVFEGDFVGASVAEAGAAVGKDAVAFPFPAVGDNAPVVVGGDIAVAMTDKKGVQELMAYLASPEAQSTWAGLGGYLSANSGVKPDAYADEFTQNLSTTIVEAGENVRYDLSDQVPSRFGATEGRGMWSILQDLLRGSTDPEGAAKALEKAASES; this is translated from the coding sequence ATGCCTGAGCACGTGTGGAGATCACGCGGACTGGCCGCGATCGCCGTCGGCGGACTGCTGGCCGCCACCGCCTGCAGCCCGGGCAGCGGGCCGTCCGGCGCCGGGGGCGAGCTCGACGGCGTCACCCTGACGGTCGCGGCGAAGTGGACCGGCGCGGAGCAGAAGAACTTCGAGGAGGTCCTGTCCGGCTTCGAGGAGGACACCGGGGCCACCGTCAACTACGAGGCCACCGGCGAGGACACCGGCGCCTACCTCGGCCCCAAGATCGAGGCGGGCGAGCCGCCGGACATCGCCGCCCTCCCGCAGCCGGGACTGGTGCGCGAGTACGCCGAGCAGGGCGCGCTGAAGCCGCTGAAGGGCGAGGCGGCCACCGCGCTGGAGAACAACTACACCGACTACTGGCGCGGTCTGGGCTCCGTCGACGGCGAGCCCTACGGCGTCCTGCTCAAGGCCGCGCACAAGTCGATCATCTGGTACCGGCCGGACGCCTTCGATGCCGCCGGGGTGAAACCGCCCGAGACCTGGGACGATCTCGTCGACACGACCTCCAGCACGCTCTCGGACGCCGGTATCACCCCGTTCGCGATGTGCGGCGCCTCGGGGTGGACGCTGACCGACTGGTTCGAGAACGTCTACCTGTCGGAGGCCGGGCCGGAGAACTACGACAAGCTCGTCGACCACGAGATCCCCTGGACCGACGACACGGTCGTGCGGACCCTGAACAAGCTCGACGAGGTGTGGGGCGAGGACGACATGATGAAGGGCGGCCAGAAGGGAGCCGTCCAGACCGACTTCCCGACCTGCGTCTCCGAGGTCTACGGCCAGCAGGAGGCGGCCATGGTCTTCGAGGGCGACTTCGTGGGCGCCAGCGTGGCGGAGGCCGGGGCCGCCGTGGGCAAGGACGCGGTGGCGTTCCCCTTCCCCGCGGTCGGTGACAACGCACCGGTGGTCGTCGGCGGGGACATCGCTGTCGCCATGACCGACAAGAAGGGCGTCCAGGAGCTGATGGCCTACCTGGCGTCGCCCGAGGCGCAGTCCACGTGGGCGGGCCTCGGCGGCTACCTTTCGGCGAACTCCGGGGTGAAGCCCGACGCCTACGCCGACGAGTTCACCCAAAACCTGTCCACGACCATCGTGGAGGCCGGCGAGAACGTCCGCTACGACCTCTCCGACCAGGTTCCCAGCAGGTTCGGCGCCACCGAGGGCCGGGGCATGTGGTCGATCCTGCAGGACCTCCTGCGCGGCTCCACCGATCCGGAAGGCGCGGCCAAGGCACTGGAGAAGGCCGCCTCGGAGTCGTAG